The Vanrija pseudolonga chromosome 1, complete sequence genomic sequence tctgcctcgaggaagaggagctgTGCAGTCACGAGGGACGACAtggcgtcgccgacctggtggtgttggtgtcAGTCGCCTGTTGTTGTGTTGTGtttgcttgctcgctcgctcgctcgcttgccAGCCGTTAGCCGCTTGTGACTCACCGGCccgccgaggaagatgacgcgctcgcgcagcagccgcgaGAAGATGTCGTAGCTCCTCTCGCCGCGAGCCTAGGTAGGGCGTGTCAGCATCGGTACGTCTTGCATCCCCTggcagcgcgcagcacccAGCTGGGCCAAACACCATGCCCCAAACGCACCGTCTGCTCGACAACAATCGGCACCAGCGTGTTTCGCACAACGGGGTTGACACTGTCGTCAAGGTAGCCGCCGGGTGCGCTCGCGCCTGCGTCAAACCCGAATGTGCGTCGCAGCGCAAAGCTAATacggggcgacgacgacgacgacgacgccggcacggcagcagcaggccgcaAGAGCTGCGCCAGAGGCCGGAGGTGGGCCGCACGGAGAGACATGGTTGAGGGTGATGTGACGATGCAAAGAGAgttggtcgtcgttgttACCAGCTCGAGCAACAACGGCAATGACggaggcgtcggcgtcactCGGTCAGTCGGCAAAGTGGAGGTCCGGTCGCATGACGGAATCCGCAACCCGACACACTGTGGCAACAAACcgcctgcacctgcacccTCCTGCTTTCCTGCTGCTTTAGACTCACAATGGGCCATGCATGTAAACAATACTGTGATGAGGGTGATACAATATAGGGATGGGGGCAGGGACAACAGATGGGgaacgctcgctcgctggcgttTTTACTACGACTGCTGCTATCATCACACGACAACGGTGGCCGGCGGAGCCGACACAATCACAGATGGAGGCTGGGCCTGgggcgccgagtcgccgagTCCAAGCGCCGAGGTTGGGGCGGGGAGAGCAGCACCGGAGGTACCCGGAAGGCCAGCCGTGGCGACCTGTGGCGTACCAGTGACCGACGTCGCGAGGGACGCAACCGCGGTAACGTCGCCAGTGCCAGCAAACCCAAGGGCCGCCTGGGCTTCTGCTGCAATCGCCGCCTGCTCAATCGCCTTGGCCGCttcgtccttctccttgcgcCAGTTCATCTTCGAGTCATTGACAAGCTTGAGCTTGGCAGCACGCTGAGCCGAGATCGGCGCACGACGTGACGACCGAGCCTGGTCCAGTCGGATGGCGTCCGACGAGAACCCTGGCAGCGAGCGGCCAAACAGAGACTCTGTGGTGTGTCAGTTGAAGATCCAACATGAGCGTGTCAACCCACCATAGGCAAACTGCACATCCTTGCGGTCGATCGCCCCAGCCTTGCGGTGCTTGGCCAGCTGGCAGCTAGTCTGAGTCACGAGGTCAATGTACTCGTCCGCCATGTCGAGAAGGACGTCCTCCACTGGCCGGTCGATCTGGAAGCTCTTGTCGATTGTCTGCGCAAACTCTTGCACCTTGAGCTTCTTTTGGCCAGGcatgccgctgccctcgaggTCATGCTTCTTGCCAGCCTTCTCCAATGCCTCGctcttggcgtcggcgtcgccctcggccagTGCGCGCAGGTCGGAAGGAAGCTTCTCGCCGAGCACACCGGCCAGAACGGGGACGGTGGACATGCCCTCGAGGAGCGTGGAGCGACCAGCCGAACGCGTagactgctgctgcagacGGAGGAGGCTTTCTCTAAGCGCGGCATCATTCTCAGCCGACGGCTGCCAGGAGACCTTGGACAGCAGCGAATTGGAGCGGTCAAGCGCTCCCGACACCACATCGTTTGTCGAACGCTGTGGCACAGTCTGGGCCTGAGGCACAACGTTCTTCTTATCCAAGTCGGATAAAATGAGCGCCGGTGTCATGTGCTGACCAGGAACGAACCCTGGGCGAACCGGCTGCTGGCCTGGTGCAACGGGGATGCCACCGGGGAAGAGGCGCTGTGGCTGCGTCGGCTGGCCGGGTTGTGGGGTGCcaccggcggcgctcgacggcgtgcccaCGGACGGAGCGGTGGGGCGGACCTGGGGCGACTGCGTGGCGGTCGGCGTGCtaggctgctgctgagctGCCAGATTGCGCTGCTTGTTCGCTGGGATGTGAAGGTTGGGCACGTTGTTGAGGACAGGGAAGCCCATTGGCGTAGGTGGCCGGACCTGCATCTGAGAGGCGTTGCCTTGCATCGGAACACCACCcatgtgctgctgctgctgctgttgttgggCTTGTTGCTGAGCCTGCTGCAAcagttgctgctgctgctgctggtcgggCTGCTGCAtctgttgctgctgttgctgttgctgctgagctgtctgctgctgttgctgctgctgaagCTGCTGGGCCGCCTGGAGCtgagcctgctgctgctgggcttgctgctgctgggcttgctgctgggcctgctgagcggcggcggcgacctgtTGAGCCTGCTGAGCCTGCTGAGACTGCTGCTGTGCTGCTTGGGCAGCGGCCTGCTGTTGTGCTTGCTGCTGAGCGAGCTGAGTCGTCTGCAACGAGATGTTGGAGTGGTACAACGCTCTAAGCTTGGGATTCTATAGAGAGAGTGTGTGTTAGCCGTCATTCAACCTCCAAGTCAAAATCAGGCACGTACTCTCTCAAAGGCCTTCTCCCTGTCCTGCTCAGATAGGGTCGCGAGCTTAGCACGGATGTCAGCCCAGTTGTTGGCGACCTGTGCGGGGGGACGGGGAGAGCCAAAGTTGTTGCCAGCGGCAAGTGCTGCCCCCTGTGCTGCTTGTGCTGCCTGTGCTGCCTGCGCTGCCTGCGCTGCTTGCGCTGCCTGTGCCATCTGCTGAGGAGTGAACTGAACGCCTGCCGCCTGGGCAttttgttgttgctgttggaGAAGCTGGGCCGCCTGAGCCGCCTGGAGGACTTGCTGAGCTTGCTGGTGCTGCAAGCCTTGCAGCATGTTGGGCTGGCCGCCGTTTGCAAGCTGTTGCTGGGCTTGCGCCAaagcctgcgcctgcgcctgcgtgCGGTTCGCCGCTGCTTGCTGGTTGGCCAGTTGTTGCTGCCGGAGCAACAGCTGCGGGTTCTGCTGGAGCAAGAactgctgctgttgctgctggtggagctgttgctgctgttgcggAGTGAGCATTTGGCCTTGCTGGGCGAACTGAGCGAGCTGCTGTGGCGCGAACTGGGCCATTTGATCagggccgaggccggcagcggccgcggcagcctgctgctgctgctgttgctgctggtggcgagcgagcgcagctTGCCTTTGCTGCTGAGCCTGCAGGTGAGCAATctgctgggcggcgagcatGGCGGTCGGCTGCGAGGTCGCGTTACCCTGCTGGGGTGACTGCTGGCTGACGTTGTTGGCTAGGTTCTGGCGGATCGTCTGCTGTCGCTGGCTGATCTGCTGGAGGTAGTTCTTGACTTCGGGCGTGCTGATGAGCGCGTCAAACTGGATCTGTCAGTACAACACTCTTCCAGGCGAGTATTGCTCACCGTCTTCTGCATTTCAGGAGGCATTTGACCTAATTGGCGCAGTTTGAGAAGTTCAGGCATGTTGGCAATGATCTTGCTTGGATCGCTCCCAAACATGTTCAGCCCTTGGGGCGGTCCTCCACCAGCCGCACCAGGCGTGCCTGCTTGGGCGATACCgggccccgcgccgccgctcgcggcaGCCTGCATGCGCTGTGCAACTGGAGACTGTCCCAGAGCAGCCTGGTTGGCCATTGGTGACTGCTGCGCCTGTGGAGAGGGTGTCGCAATTGCGGCCCCCAATGGGTTCAATGGGTTCGCGAGAGGGGTGGCGACGGCACCTGCCGGTGTCCCggcttgttgttgctgctgctgttgttgctgttgttgctgctgcgcttgctgctgctgctgttgttgctgctgctgtaaCCTGTGTTGTGTTGCAAGGATCTGTAACTGCTGCTGATGggccgcctgctgcgcctgcacTTGCTGAGGCGTCTGTTGCTgaccgagctgctgctgttgtgcctgttgctgttgctgtaGACGGATCTGCTCTGCCAGCGCTGCCTGCTCCAGGGATATCAGCAATCTCTTTCTCCTACACATAGAGCACACTTACGTTTTGGGCCAGCTGCTGAGCCTGCTGAACATTCATCTGCTGGGGTTGCTGCATGCCGACTCGTGGGCTGGGCGTTTGACCGACCTGACCGGCTTGCGGCGGCCGAATTACGGACGGGCCTGCTtgtcctgctgctgccgctgctgctgccgcctgtgcttgtgcttgttgctgctgtgCCGTGGTCTGCTTTCGCCTATTCTGTTGGTCGGCCAACATGAGGTGAACGCGCTTTCTAAGAATCTCATTTCGCACGTCTGGCGACATCTGCTTCTCGGCGGGAGTAAGAATCTGTGGAAACTTGGCGAGGACCGCCTCCATGTTGATCGGGCCCGACATGTTGCCTCCCCAATGCGCTGGAGCCTACTGTCGGGAATTGGGGCCGTGATGGTCCCAGCCGAGTGATGAAGTGGAGACGGCGCCAAGGGGTggccggcggtgacgagAGGGGTGCGAGCAAGCCCCCGGTGATCTCGAGTCGCGGCAATGGCAAGGCTGGGCCTAGAAAACGAGGGCAACAATGCACCGTGTGTCGAGTCGTTCCGTGTCGTCTTTTGTGCAAAGGGGTATGCGTATGGGACGACTTGTGACCAAGTGGGATGGATGTGAAGAAAGTTGGATGAAGATGGACAAGGCGTAGTGATGAAACACCACAGCCAAGtgagaggggagggagggtggggggtggtcgGTGGATGCTCCTCCTGGGTGGCGGCttcggcggaggcggcggcagtagCCGTTGCTCGTCAGTCTCCTCGCACACCCCATTGTGCCAATCAACTGGCACCATTGTTCCCACTCGCACCAGTGCTCGGTCACGTCTCACTCAAGTGCATTGGAATGTCTATGGCTAAAAGTACATTCACTACGGGCAAGCACAAGTGCCCGTGCATCGAGAACAGCTCGGCTTTTCTCGTCTCTATAGTCCGTCTCTTGCTCAAGGACGGGGTTCACCCGGCGGTGGCGAAGAAGGGCGACTCGGCGGGTCTGTGCGCGCAAAGAAGAGGTCGCTGATAGTGACATCAGCATGACTCTGGTCGCAGTACGCAACCGACTTACCCAAAGTTTCTGCCAACGCCTGCCTTGACCTTGCCATTCTCGCTCTCCGTGTCCTGTGCGCTGCCAGGGGTTGGGTCCGGTGACGCATCCCGAGGAGAACCCGCGTCATACTCGTTGAGCGCGGTAGAGCTGGCCTTCTGGGCCTTCTTGGCATGGTGACGACGCGCTGTCACCGAGTTGGAGAACAGGGGCAAGAGGTAACGCTCATCGAGAGCAGTGAACCACTGGCCATCGCGGAAGATCATGCCCTTTCGTGATGGTCCAGCGGTACCTGCCTTAGCGTCAACTTCGGCAGGGTCCCCGTAGTTTGCAGCTGGGAGAggctcctcgtccgactctTCAGAGTTGGTAGAGAagcctgccgccgaggcgccgcgcgccagacgAGGACGTTGTGACGAGTGGCGCGAACCAGACAGGCGAACGCCTCTCTGGaagggcgagtcgagcggcgaggtgAAGggtacgtcgtcgtcctcgctgtaCATGCCCTGGCCATTCTGTCCAGCATAACGGCGGCTGCCGGGGCCAACTTGGAGCGCAATGTTGCCATGGTGGCTGGTCCAGCCttcaccctcctcgtccgagctgtcatcgtcatcctcgacgccgacgcggatTCCGAGGACTTCGAGCATACGCGCTGTGGTGCCACCGAAGACGATGACAGTgagcacgaccacgacgaggacagTGGTGCGcagggcgtcggcgttggggCCAGTGAAGCCAGTGGCGAgtgcgacgccgacagcTCCGCGGAGACCAGCCCAGAAGAGCATCATCTGGTAAGAGTGAGGAAGCTCTTCGTAGCGCTGGCCACGAGTGTGGAAGATCCAGTTGATGAGCTCAGCCAGAGGGAAGACGGCGGCGTAACGCGAAGCCATCACAGCGATCTGAGCGTCAGCCGTGCGTCGCTCCACAGAAACGTACCGCAGACACGAGGATGAAGAAGGGCTTGAACACCTGAACGTCCTGGGTGAAGAGGTTCAATCCAAGATAGATGAAGATGAAGTTCTCTGACAGCTGGGCGAGAACTTGGAACATGTACTTGGTCGTTCGCTGGGTGCGTTTCGACATTGTGTGGTAGGCATAGTGCTTGAGCGTGATCCCACAGAACAGGAGGGACACGATGCCTGACACGATCAGCACAACACGCATCCATTCACTCACCGCTCATCTCCAGACCGTTGGAGAAGAAGTAACTGGTGTAAGCCACGAGGGCGACAATACAGCTCTCGATCTGGGGGTAGCTCGCAAGGTGAGAGTGCTTGAGGCCAAGCGAGCAAGCGAGGCCAAAGGCAACACCAAGTGCCATAGACACGAGGAACGAGAACAAGAACATGCCGACACCGTGGAACAGCGTCGAGACGTAAATGTCCTGCATCTCCTGGTTGTGGAAGTGGGACAGCGTCCTAGAGAGTCAGCTCCCGCCACATTAGCAACCACAACGTACTGGTACATGACGATAGAGACGGCATCGTTCAAGATACTCTCGCCAAAGATGATCGAATAGAGCTTGGGGTCGACCTTTGCCGAGTTGAAGATGGCCAGAATCGTCACGGGGTCCGTGGCAGACAGCGTTGATCCGAAGATTAGACACTCGAGGAGGCTAAACTTCAAGCCCTCCAAGCCGAGGAACGACCACAGGTAGACCAAGACACTTGGCGCGTCAGCACAGCGCACCTCCAGCACGTCACCTACCCAATGCCCACGGCTGATATGAACGTCCCCAAGAACGCAAACGTGAGGATGACTCCAAAATTCCTGAAGAAGTTTTCCTTTGGTTCATCAGTACGCGCCGGGGCCCAGACGCACCTGCTTGAGCTCGTAGCCCGAGTTGAGGATGatgggcgggaggaggagattgaAGAAGACGGTGTGCTTGAACGCCTGGTCGTGTCAGCCGTGAAGAACGAACAtgacgtgctcgacgtccATCGTCATGCCCAAGCTGCTACTGCTACTCACAAACATTTCACGGATAAGGTGGccaggcgcgaggcggaagatgaggccgacgagcatgCCGGCGAAGATGGAGACGACCGTCTCATGGACGGCACGGATACGCTTGATCTGGAGGTAGTACGAGGTGCAGAGCGCGCCGATGAGGAGCACACAGAGGATACACAGGCCCCATCTGTGCGCGTTAGACTCAGACTAAGGGCGCCCATGATGCCGCAACAACTCACGAGGCGTAGAACTCCTCGTTGATGGGGTCGATGGCCTCGGGCGGCTCGGTGATGGGTTTGTTGCCCGCCATCATGGTGGTGGGCTATCGTGCGGCCAGTGTGCGGCTGGGCCTCTGTGTATGGGACGTGTGGGAGGCGCGAGCGGTGGGAGGGTGTAGTGGCTGGgtggctcgtcgccgagctgagAGCTGCGGTCGCAGCGTCTGATCAATCGAGCCTGGTCTTGGAATCGGCCTGTTACTCGTATCTGGATGCTACCAgctgctgtcgacgacgtgttGTGGTGTCGTAACCGTGTTGTGCAAGAGGCAAGACAAGACGCGATACGCTGGAAGGTCGAGGATCGATCGCTGGGCGTGGTATGCGTCGCAGTTGGCGTCGTGAGCGGCGTGGAGATTGTAATCGTCACCGCGTCACCGAGGCGGAACGCGACATGAGAAAGGAAGGCGCGGGATCAAACCTTGTCTAAGCCAACTGATCTCGAGCTGGACCTCCTGGTACTACAAACCCATCGATGCCTTGCAAGAGGTGTACAGCATGTACAGCTTCCCCTTCGATGCAATGTTATACATGTGGTGAGCTTCTCTCGCCTGCTATGAGATGACCCTGGAGCTTCTTCCGCCGCCAAGCCTCTATCGATGGCCGCTGCGGCTCATTACGCCTCGACTCTTCTGTCCCTCGTCGATGCCATTGTCACGACATCCTCGTTACAAGTCCTCGAGGGCGGAGATGTAGAGAACTGCGGGGTAAGCTCAGCTGGTATTCCAAGAAGCAGGTAGCTGAACCCACCATTGTTGCCGCGAAGGAAGGTGTCGCCGTAGCGGTTGGTCAAGCGGCCAGCGACCCACTCCTccgtgtcctcgagcgcgacgttcATGTAGCCGTCAAGGCAGGTCAGGAGGCCTAGGGAAGGTGTCAGTGTGTGTCAGTTGGAGGGAAGCAGGCCATGATCGTGGCCACTGGGCCCtggtcgaggcgcgccaCTTACCGTGGTAGTCGATGCCGTTTCCGATGCGAaccttgaccttcttgccgACAATGTTCTTGAGGAAGTCGGAAGGGGATCCAACGATGGGCTGGTCCTGGCCCTCCGATTGTGGTGATGGTGAGTCCATGGTGTGTGAGTGAgttggtgtggtgtgagatgaagacgaggaaggaaggaggagAGCTCGTATCAACAACAGGAGTTGGTCGCTGGCTGGGACGCTGCGGTGAcgctgggtggggtgggtgcaTGATGGGATAAATGATACCGGATAAATCCAAGAATAATAATTGCGGGATCAAACGGTAGTAGCATCCACCGTGCGTGACCTACCTGGCGCAAGCATCATCACCCATCACAGGTGTGCCCCTTAAAGGACGGCAGCGGCCAAGGTGATGTTGACGTCTTGACCAAGTCACCTGACTCGACTCCCATCTCTCCCACGGCCCCCCCGCCAAGTGACATCAGGCATCCAGACCACCCACCGAGACACCCATCCAAGCATCCACAACGCGCGCAaccaacacacacacatctcAAACGCGTGTACAAACCCTTCTTgcaccctccctccctcccccctcccccgcaaGCCATCGCAAAATGTCCCTCGCGACCGCGCAGGGCGGTACCAGCCCCGCCAAAGACGGCGACCTCCCCTCTGCAGcggccgccacctcgccgcgccaagccTCCGAGGACCCGTTCGCAAACCTCGACCCGTCGCTGCATCCCGTCACGCTCAACAGCGTCGAGACCGAGGCGCAGAACCCCCTCACCCACTTTGCCCAGCACGTGCTCGATGACCACGATGGCGGGCTGCTCGGCTTCAACGTCGACGGTGACCAGGGTAACGCGTTGTTTACGGCcacgggcgaggcgagatTCGGCGAGCTCTTAGAAGCGGCCGGCcagagcgagcgcgtcctcgagcagcagtCGACAaacggcggccacgacgacgcgttcaccatcaactcgctcgaggctggcgcggagggcggccacaacgaggaggtgggcgaggatgGTGTGGTCAAGATGGGcaggctcgtcggccgcccgAAGCGGCGACGCGATGGAGAAGAGATAATCGTCGGCCCCGTGGAGAATGGCGAGCCCATCGACCCCATCAAGATGAAGAAGGACAGCCACGTGCGTCGCGTTATGGCTTGGTGCCACATTGGGCTCTACTGACAGTCCCGCAGAAAGAGGTTGAGCGCAGGCGGCGAGAGAACATCAACGACGGAATCAACGAGATTGCGCGTCTCGTTCCCGGCGGCAGTGAGAAGATGGGCAAGGGCATGCtactgcgccgcgctgccgacTACCTGGGCGACATTGCGAACAAGATGGGTCGCTTTGATGAGGAGCTGACGAGCAAGGACCGCGAGAAGC encodes the following:
- the TAF12B gene encoding Transcription initiation factor TFIID subunit 12b; its protein translation is MSGPINMEAVLAKFPQILTPAEKQMSPDVRNEILRKRVHLMLADQQNRRKQTTAQQQQAQAQAAAAAAAAGQAGPSVIRPPQAGQVGQTPSPRVGMQQPQQMNVQQAQQLAQNAALAEQIRLQQQQQAQQQQLGQQQTPQQVQAQQAAHQQQLQILATQHRLQQQQQQQQQQAQQQQQQQQQQQQQAGTPAGAVATPLANPLNPLGAAIATPSPQAQQSPMANQAALGQSPVAQRMQAAASGGAGPGIAQAGTPGAAGGGPPQGLNMFGSDPSKIIANMPELLKLRQLGQMPPEMQKTIQFDALISTPEVKNYLQQISQRQQTIRQNLANNVSQQSPQQGNATSQPTAMLAAQQIAHLQAQQQRQAALARHQQQQQQQQAAAAAAGLGPDQMAQFAPQQLAQFAQQGQMLTPQQQQQLHQQQQQQFLLQQNPQLLLRQQQLANQQAAANRTQAQAQALAQAQQQLANGGQPNMLQGLQHQQAQQVLQAAQAAQLLQQQQQNAQAAGVQFTPQQMAQAAQAAQAAQAAQAAQAAQGAALAAGNNFGSPRPPAQVANNWADIRAKLATLSEQDREKAFERNPKLRALYHSNISLQTTQLAQQQAQQQAAAQAAQQQSQQAQQAQQVAAAAQQAQQQAQQQQAQQQQAQLQAAQQLQQQQQQQTAQQQQQQQQQMQQPDQQQQQQLLQQAQQQAQQQQQQQHMGGVPMQGNASQMQVRPPTPMGFPVLNNVPNLHIPANKQRNLAAQQQPSTPTATQSPQVRPTAPSVGTPSSAAGGTPQPGQPTQPQRLFPGGIPVAPGQQPVRPGFVPGQHMTPALILSDLDKKNVVPQAQTVPQRSTNDVVSGALDRSNSLLSKVSWQPSAENDAALRESLLRLQQQSTRSAGRSTLLEGMSTVPVLAGVLGEKLPSDLRALAEGDADAKSEALEKAGKKHDLEGSGMPGQKKLKVQEFAQTIDKSFQIDRPVEDVLLDMADEYIDLVTQTSCQLAKHRKAGAIDRKDVQFAYESLFGRSLPGFSSDAIRLDQARSSRRAPISAQRAAKLKLVNDSKMNWRKEKDEAAKAIEQAAIAAEAQAALGFAGTGDVTAVASLATSVTGTPQVATAGLPGTSGAALPAPTSALGLGDSAPQAQPPSVIVSAPPATVVV
- the NHX1 gene encoding Endosomal/prevacuolar sodium/hydrogen exchanger — protein: MMAGNKPITEPPEAIDPINEEFYASWGLCILCVLLIGALCTSYYLQIKRIRAVHETVVSIFAGMLVGLIFRLAPGHLIREMFAFKHTVFFNLLLPPIILNSGYELKQENFFRNFGVILTFAFLGTFISAVGIGVLVYLWSFLGLEGLKFSLLECLIFGSTLSATDPVTILAIFNSAKVDPKLYSIIFGESILNDAVSIVMYQTLSHFHNQEMQDIYVSTLFHGVGMFLFSFLVSMALGVAFGLACSLGLKHSHLASYPQIESCIVALVAYTSYFFSNGLEMSGIVSLLFCGITLKHYAYHTMSKRTQRTTKYMFQVLAQLSENFIFIYLGLNLFTQDVQVFKPFFILVSAIAVMASRYAAVFPLAELINWIFHTRGQRYEELPHSYQMMLFWAGLRGAVGVALATGFTGPNADALRTTVLVVVVLTVIVFGGTTARMLEVLGIRVGVEDDDDSSDEEGEGWTSHHGNIALQVGPGSRRYAGQNGQGMYSEDDDVPFTSPLDSPFQRGVRLSGSRHSSQRPRLARGASAAGFSTNSEESDEEPLPAANYGDPAEVDAKAGTAGPSRKGMIFRDGQWFTALDERYLLPLFSNSVTARRHHAKKAQKASSTALNEYDAGSPRDASPDPTPGSAQDTESENGKVKAGVGRNFGDLFFARTDPPSRPSSPPPGEPRP
- the LSM6 gene encoding U6 snRNA-associated Sm-like protein LSm6 gives rise to the protein MDSPSPQSEGQDQPIVGSPSDFLKNIVGKKVKVRIGNGIDYHGLLTCLDGYMNVALEDTEEWVAGRLTNRYGDTFLRGNNVLYISALEDL
- the psiR gene encoding Psilocybin cluster transcription regulator; this translates as MSLATAQGGTSPAKDGDLPSAAAATSPRQASEDPFANLDPSLHPVTLNSVETEAQNPLTHFAQHVLDDHDGGLLGFNVDGDQGNALFTATGEARFGELLEAAGQSERVLEQQSTNGGHDDAFTINSLEAGAEGGHNEEVGEDGVVKMGRLVGRPKRRRDGEEIIVGPVENGEPIDPIKMKKDSHKEVERRRRENINDGINEIARLVPGGSEKMGKGMLLRRAADYLGDIANKMGRFDEELTSKDREKQTIQSELVHSQARLAEEHARSMRFETSWREAEDRAAASQFEVDRLKTEIEQLKKKLAEQEA